A section of the Streptomyces sp. Je 1-369 genome encodes:
- a CDS encoding lysine N(6)-hydroxylase/L-ornithine N(5)-oxygenase family protein, translated as MSQVLPGDDAPLVHDLIGIGFGPSNVAMAIALSEHNASVGREETVTAHFFEQQPSFGWHRGMLIDDATMQVSFLKDLVTQRNPTSEFSFLCYLKSKGRLTDFINHKNLFPLRVEFHDYLEWAAAKVDDQVSYGHEVVGVTPFVRDGVVEYLDVTVRSAEGLAVHRARNLVIGTGLRPLMPEGIERGDRVWHNSELLAKVDDLEGTSPSRFVVVGAGQSAAENVAYLHRRFPEAEICAVFSRYGYSPADDSSFANRIFDPDAVDEYFDAPEGVKRRLMDYHGNTNYSVVDIDLIDDLYRESYREKVLGTERLRFLNVSRLTGVKETPEGVRATVTSLVTGEENPVDADVVVFATGYSPADPVGLLGEVADRCLRDDEGRVRVERDYRVATDADLRCGIYLQGGTEHTHGITSSLLSNIAIRVGEILDSVRERGAASAEVRPVAGETGSATR; from the coding sequence ATGTCACAGGTTCTTCCTGGCGACGACGCACCACTGGTCCACGACCTCATTGGCATCGGCTTCGGCCCGTCCAACGTGGCGATGGCGATCGCGCTCAGCGAGCACAACGCGAGCGTCGGCAGGGAGGAGACGGTCACCGCTCACTTCTTCGAGCAGCAGCCGAGCTTCGGCTGGCACCGCGGCATGCTGATCGACGACGCGACCATGCAGGTGTCCTTCCTCAAGGACCTGGTGACGCAGCGGAACCCCACCAGCGAGTTCAGCTTCCTCTGCTACCTGAAGAGCAAGGGCCGCCTGACCGACTTCATCAACCACAAGAACCTCTTCCCGCTGCGGGTGGAGTTCCACGACTACCTGGAGTGGGCCGCCGCCAAGGTCGACGACCAGGTCTCCTACGGTCACGAGGTCGTCGGCGTCACGCCGTTCGTACGGGACGGAGTGGTCGAGTACCTGGACGTCACCGTCCGGTCGGCGGAGGGTCTCGCCGTCCACCGCGCCCGCAACCTCGTCATAGGCACCGGCCTGCGCCCCCTCATGCCCGAGGGCATCGAGCGCGGCGACCGTGTCTGGCACAACTCCGAACTGCTGGCCAAGGTCGATGACCTGGAGGGTACTTCGCCCTCCCGCTTCGTCGTCGTGGGCGCGGGACAGAGCGCCGCCGAGAACGTCGCCTACCTGCACCGCCGCTTCCCCGAGGCCGAGATCTGCGCGGTCTTCTCGCGCTACGGCTACAGCCCCGCGGACGACAGCAGCTTCGCCAACCGGATCTTCGACCCCGACGCCGTCGACGAGTACTTCGACGCACCCGAGGGCGTCAAGCGCCGCCTGATGGACTACCACGGCAACACCAACTACTCCGTGGTGGACATCGACCTGATCGACGACCTGTACCGGGAGTCGTACCGCGAGAAGGTCCTCGGCACCGAGCGCCTCCGCTTCCTCAACGTCTCGCGCCTCACCGGCGTCAAGGAGACCCCGGAAGGCGTCCGCGCCACCGTGACGTCCCTCGTCACCGGCGAGGAGAACCCCGTCGACGCCGACGTCGTGGTCTTCGCCACCGGCTACAGCCCCGCCGACCCCGTCGGCCTCCTCGGCGAGGTCGCCGACCGCTGCCTCCGCGACGACGAGGGCCGCGTCCGTGTCGAGCGCGACTACCGTGTGGCGACCGACGCCGATCTGCGGTGCGGCATCTATCTCCAGGGCGGTACGGAGCACACGCACGGCATCACGTCGTCGCTGCTGTCCAACATCGCGATCCGGGTCGGCGAGATCCTGGACTCGGTGCGCGAGCGCGGCGCCGCCTCCGCCGAGGTGCGCCCGGTCGCAGGTGAGACGGGCAGCGCCACGCGTTAG
- a CDS encoding FecCD family ABC transporter permease gives MSTTAVERPVPRDATESRRRRVVGLGILAAVLVITAAVSLAVGARALTPAEVWHGLFAGPESDQRLTEIRLIVQTVRVPRTVLAVVAGIALGVGGALIQGYTRNPIADTGLLGVNAGASFAVVTVVALFGFSNPFQYVWFGFLGAAVSGVVVFGLASIGRGAGNPLTLALAGQGITVFLAAMTTAVSLSDQQSLNALRFWNAGSVAGVDFDVIWPVSAFIAVGLVLALTTLPALNLLNLGEDVARGLGVNIAFSRTVGILAITLLAGTATAACGPIAFLGLMVAHVARYLTGPDYRWLVPYAGLLGAVVLLVCDIVGRLVVRPGELEAGVVVALLGAPFFAVLVWRGKFKSA, from the coding sequence ATGAGCACGACTGCAGTGGAGCGCCCCGTGCCGAGGGACGCAACGGAGTCCCGTCGACGGCGGGTCGTGGGTCTCGGCATCCTCGCCGCGGTCCTGGTGATCACGGCGGCGGTGTCGCTGGCCGTCGGGGCGCGCGCGCTGACCCCGGCCGAGGTGTGGCACGGGCTGTTCGCAGGGCCGGAGTCCGACCAGCGGCTCACCGAGATCCGGCTCATCGTGCAGACCGTGCGCGTGCCGCGGACGGTGCTCGCCGTGGTGGCGGGCATCGCGCTCGGTGTCGGCGGCGCACTGATCCAGGGGTACACCCGCAACCCCATCGCGGACACGGGCCTGTTGGGCGTGAACGCGGGCGCGTCGTTCGCCGTGGTGACGGTGGTCGCCTTGTTCGGGTTCTCCAACCCGTTCCAGTACGTCTGGTTCGGCTTCCTGGGAGCGGCCGTCTCGGGTGTCGTCGTGTTCGGCCTCGCGAGCATCGGGCGCGGGGCCGGTAACCCGTTGACGCTCGCCCTGGCCGGGCAGGGCATCACGGTGTTCCTCGCGGCGATGACCACGGCCGTCTCGCTCTCGGACCAACAGTCCCTCAACGCCCTGCGGTTCTGGAACGCGGGCTCCGTGGCCGGTGTCGACTTCGACGTGATCTGGCCGGTGAGCGCGTTCATCGCGGTCGGTCTCGTCCTCGCCCTGACCACGCTGCCCGCCCTCAACCTGCTCAACCTGGGCGAGGACGTGGCGCGCGGGCTCGGCGTGAACATCGCGTTCAGCCGGACCGTCGGCATCCTCGCCATCACCCTGCTCGCGGGCACGGCGACGGCGGCCTGCGGGCCCATCGCGTTCCTCGGCCTGATGGTGGCCCACGTGGCCCGCTACCTCACAGGACCGGACTACCGCTGGCTGGTGCCGTACGCGGGACTGCTCGGCGCGGTCGTCCTGCTGGTCTGCGACATCGTGGGGCGACTGGTGGTGCGGCCCGGCGAGCTGGAGGCCGGTGTCGTCGTGGCCCTGCTCGGGGCGCCGTTCTTCGCGGTCCTGGTGTGGCGAGGAAAGTTCAAGAGCGCATGA
- a CDS encoding FecCD family ABC transporter permease — protein MNETEVKPTMTPGVRLGPLSFVWRPWLVLITLVLAAATFLVFCLSISIGDFPIGLSRVMATLVGRGEQVDEFVIMDLRMPRALAGLVVGIALGVSGAITQSVARNPLASPDILGITGGASAVAVFSVTVSGGAAAAVIDSIGLSAAALAGGLCTGLLVYFLAWRRGVDGFRLILIGISVSAVTQAITTWLLVSADIRDVARAQAWLVGSLENRSWDQVWVALWCSLGLLVVVAAAAFQFKPLHLGDDIAAGLGVRFGRVRAVLLLCAVLLAAVAVSAAGPIPFVALVAPQVAMRLTRRPTPPLIASGLFGALLLIGADLTARTVLPNNLPVGVVTAAIGGPFLVYLLVRANLKNLK, from the coding sequence ATGAACGAGACAGAAGTGAAGCCCACGATGACGCCGGGCGTACGGCTCGGCCCCCTGTCGTTCGTCTGGCGGCCCTGGCTCGTCCTCATCACGCTGGTGCTCGCGGCGGCGACCTTCTTGGTGTTCTGCCTGTCCATCAGCATCGGCGACTTCCCCATCGGCCTCTCCCGGGTGATGGCCACGCTCGTCGGCCGCGGCGAGCAGGTCGACGAGTTCGTGATCATGGATCTGCGGATGCCGCGCGCCCTGGCCGGGCTCGTCGTGGGGATCGCGCTGGGAGTCTCCGGCGCGATCACGCAGTCGGTCGCGCGCAACCCGCTTGCCAGCCCCGACATTCTGGGCATCACCGGTGGCGCGAGCGCGGTCGCGGTGTTCTCGGTGACGGTGTCGGGCGGGGCCGCCGCGGCGGTCATCGACTCCATCGGGCTCTCCGCGGCGGCGCTCGCCGGAGGCCTCTGCACGGGCCTGCTCGTGTACTTCCTTGCGTGGCGGCGCGGGGTCGACGGGTTCCGGCTCATCCTCATCGGGATCTCGGTGAGCGCGGTGACGCAGGCGATCACCACCTGGCTTCTGGTCTCGGCCGACATCAGGGATGTGGCGCGCGCCCAGGCGTGGCTGGTCGGCTCGCTGGAGAACCGGTCGTGGGACCAGGTGTGGGTGGCGCTGTGGTGCTCGCTCGGCCTGCTGGTCGTCGTGGCCGCGGCCGCGTTCCAGTTCAAGCCGCTGCATCTGGGCGACGACATCGCGGCGGGGCTCGGGGTCCGCTTCGGGCGGGTGCGTGCGGTGCTGCTGCTGTGCGCGGTACTGCTGGCGGCCGTGGCCGTGAGTGCGGCGGGACCGATTCCGTTCGTCGCGCTGGTGGCGCCCCAGGTGGCGATGCGTCTGACGCGACGTCCGACGCCGCCGCTGATCGCGTCCGGACTGTTCGGGGCGCTGCTCCTGATCGGCGCCGACCTCACCGCGCGTACGGTGCTGCCGAACAACCTCCCCGTCGGCGTGGTCACCGCCGCGATCGGCGGCCCCTTCCTCGTCTACCTGTTGGTACGGGCGAACCTCAAGAACCTCAAATAG
- a CDS encoding ABC transporter ATP-binding protein, producing the protein MVAQYITEIEPAVQDAARLAARGVSVGYGSRTVIDDLDVSIPPGVITTIIGPNGCGKSTLLRTLTRLLKPVSGSVVLDGQDIVKLKTRDVAKKLGLLPQTPVAPEGLTVADLVARGRHPHQSWLRQWSSDDAGVVARALAMTGVSDLADRPVDSLSGGQRQRVWISMTLAQGTDLLLLDEPTTYLDLAHAIDVLDLVDDLHESGRTVVMVLHDLNLATRYSDNLVVMKDGAILAQGHPRDVITAELLQEAFGLRARVVDDPVGDRPLIVPIGRTHVQLD; encoded by the coding sequence GTGGTCGCTCAGTACATCACCGAGATCGAGCCGGCGGTCCAGGACGCCGCGCGGCTCGCCGCCAGGGGCGTCTCGGTCGGATACGGCAGCCGTACCGTCATCGACGACCTCGACGTGTCCATCCCGCCCGGGGTGATCACGACGATCATCGGCCCCAACGGGTGCGGCAAATCGACCCTGTTGCGCACCCTGACGCGGCTGCTGAAGCCGGTCAGCGGCTCGGTCGTGCTGGACGGCCAGGACATCGTCAAGCTCAAGACCCGTGACGTGGCGAAGAAGCTCGGGCTGCTGCCGCAGACGCCCGTCGCCCCGGAAGGGCTCACGGTGGCCGACCTGGTCGCCAGGGGGCGTCATCCGCACCAGAGTTGGCTGCGCCAGTGGTCGTCGGACGACGCCGGTGTCGTGGCGCGGGCGCTGGCCATGACCGGCGTCTCCGACCTGGCCGACCGCCCCGTCGACTCCCTGTCCGGCGGCCAGCGCCAGCGCGTCTGGATCTCCATGACCCTGGCCCAGGGCACCGACCTGCTGCTCCTCGACGAGCCCACCACGTACCTGGACCTGGCGCACGCGATCGACGTACTCGACCTGGTCGACGACCTGCACGAATCGGGGCGCACCGTGGTCATGGTGCTGCACGATCTCAATCTGGCCACGCGGTACAGCGACAACCTCGTCGTGATGAAGGACGGTGCGATCCTGGCGCAGGGGCACCCGCGCGACGTGATCACCGCGGAGCTGCTGCAGGAGGCGTTCGGGCTGCGCGCGAGGGTCGTCGACGACCCGGTGGGCGACCGGCCGCTGATCGTGCCGATCGGGCGTACGCACGTCCAACTCGACTGA
- a CDS encoding iron-siderophore ABC transporter substrate-binding protein yields the protein MLLHRTTLTKPRRLAAVLTATALGVGLLAGCGSDSDDKASDDAPAAAAGGTFPVTVEHAFGSTKVTKAPKRVVTVGYTDDQTALALGTKPVGMVDQYPNPEGKSPDINTQWPWVKGKWGDTRPDVIMKNGDSGPNYEKIAALRPDLIIAVYSEIDKAAYDKLSQIAPTVGRTKGEKELFSAPWQDNAVHIAKALGKEDEGKELVAGIEDKLAAAKKSHPKFAGQTSVAVSWYKDSINPFTSKDVRGRLLTGMGFKYQTKIDKIAGGKFSTELSPERTDLIDVDRIVVINDKADTAALKKFKLFNNLDAVKKGNVSYLLDSEGPAVGAAMSQGTVLSLPYAIDELVKSVE from the coding sequence ATGCTCCTCCACCGAACGACGCTCACGAAGCCCCGGCGGCTGGCGGCCGTACTCACCGCCACGGCGCTCGGTGTCGGCCTCCTCGCGGGCTGCGGTTCCGACTCGGACGACAAGGCGAGCGACGACGCTCCGGCGGCGGCCGCCGGCGGTACGTTCCCGGTCACCGTGGAGCACGCGTTCGGGTCCACGAAGGTCACCAAGGCCCCCAAGCGCGTCGTCACCGTCGGCTACACCGACGACCAGACCGCCCTGGCCCTCGGCACCAAGCCGGTCGGCATGGTCGACCAGTACCCGAACCCGGAGGGCAAGTCCCCCGACATCAACACCCAGTGGCCCTGGGTGAAGGGCAAGTGGGGCGACACCAGGCCCGACGTCATCATGAAGAACGGCGACTCCGGCCCCAACTACGAGAAGATCGCCGCCCTGCGCCCGGACCTGATCATCGCGGTGTACTCCGAGATCGACAAGGCCGCCTACGACAAGCTCTCGCAGATCGCCCCGACGGTGGGCCGCACCAAGGGCGAGAAGGAGCTCTTCAGCGCCCCCTGGCAGGACAACGCGGTGCACATCGCCAAGGCGCTCGGCAAGGAGGACGAGGGCAAGGAGCTGGTTGCGGGGATCGAGGACAAGCTCGCCGCGGCCAAGAAGTCGCACCCGAAGTTCGCCGGCCAGACCTCCGTCGCCGTGTCCTGGTACAAGGACTCCATCAACCCGTTCACCTCGAAGGACGTGCGCGGACGTCTCCTGACGGGCATGGGCTTCAAGTACCAGACGAAGATCGACAAGATCGCCGGTGGCAAGTTCTCCACCGAACTCTCGCCCGAGCGCACGGACCTGATCGACGTCGACCGCATCGTCGTCATCAACGACAAGGCCGACACCGCCGCACTGAAGAAGTTCAAGCTGTTCAACAACCTGGACGCCGTCAAGAAGGGCAACGTGTCCTACCTGCTGGACAGCGAGGGTCCGGCGGTCGGCGCAGCGATGTCGCAGGGCACCGTCCTGTCCCTCCCGTACGCGATCGACGAGCTCGTCAAGTCGGTCGAGTAG
- a CDS encoding ABC transporter ATP-binding protein, whose product MRTASGREATRWVSAHCREVPWLATATVLTTVVGAALQVLPVLLLGRVVDAVVEGEGRSVLVTIGVLMGVAALLGAVATAASTYLIGRLGADLLARLREGAVRAVLGMPSARIEQVGRGDVLSRVGDDVAVLSKGIRTAIPTVFSAGVLVFIATVGMFGLDWRLGLAGAAALPAYALALRWYLPRSAPLYRKQRMAQADRAQALISGLNGIDTVRAYRLEDDVREKVTAESWRVRNLGIDVFRFFGRFVGRENRAEFIGLVLILVVGYALLEADAASLGEVSAAPLMFHRLFTPLGAIMFTFDEAQKSGASLTRLVGVLGESAEERLVGDTSVAVAEAVPHQVTVEGLTFTYPGADEPVLRDVDLTIPAGGSLALVGATGAGKSTLAALIAGIGTPQTGSVRVGAHDLGGLDEAGARALVSILTQETHVFSGPLADDLRLAAPQATDAELMDALRTVGAHGWVEALPDGLHTTVGEGGERLDVTKIAQIALARLVLGRAPVVVLDESTAEAGSEGAAELERAVLAACAGRTTLFVAHRLTQAMAADRIAVLDAGRVVEQGTHDELVALGGRYARLWRAWREGS is encoded by the coding sequence CTGCGCACGGCGTCCGGACGCGAGGCCACCCGGTGGGTCTCGGCCCACTGCCGCGAAGTCCCGTGGCTGGCGACGGCCACCGTGCTCACCACGGTGGTCGGAGCGGCGCTCCAAGTGCTGCCGGTGCTGCTCCTCGGCCGGGTGGTCGACGCGGTGGTCGAGGGGGAGGGACGCTCGGTCCTCGTCACGATCGGGGTCCTCATGGGGGTCGCCGCGCTGCTCGGCGCGGTGGCCACCGCGGCCTCGACCTATCTGATCGGACGCCTCGGCGCGGATCTGCTCGCGCGGCTGCGCGAAGGCGCCGTCCGCGCGGTGCTCGGCATGCCGAGCGCGCGGATCGAGCAGGTCGGCCGGGGAGACGTGCTCTCCCGGGTCGGTGACGACGTGGCCGTGCTGTCCAAGGGCATCCGTACGGCCATCCCCACGGTGTTCTCGGCGGGTGTGCTGGTCTTCATCGCCACGGTCGGCATGTTCGGCCTCGACTGGCGGCTCGGCCTCGCGGGCGCCGCCGCGCTGCCCGCGTACGCGCTGGCCCTGCGCTGGTACCTGCCCCGCTCCGCCCCGCTCTACCGCAAGCAGCGGATGGCGCAGGCCGACCGCGCACAGGCGCTGATCAGCGGCCTCAACGGCATCGACACGGTACGCGCGTACCGCCTCGAGGACGATGTCAGGGAGAAGGTCACCGCGGAGTCCTGGCGGGTGCGCAACCTCGGGATCGACGTGTTCCGGTTCTTCGGCCGGTTCGTGGGCCGCGAGAACCGCGCCGAGTTCATCGGGCTCGTCCTCATCCTCGTGGTGGGATACGCCCTGTTGGAGGCCGACGCCGCCAGCCTCGGCGAGGTGTCGGCGGCCCCGCTGATGTTCCACCGCCTGTTCACCCCACTCGGCGCCATCATGTTCACCTTCGACGAGGCACAGAAGTCGGGCGCCAGCCTGACCCGCCTGGTCGGGGTGCTCGGCGAGTCCGCGGAGGAGCGGCTCGTGGGTGACACGTCTGTCGCCGTAGCCGAAGCCGTGCCGCATCAGGTGACGGTGGAGGGGCTCACGTTCACCTATCCGGGCGCCGACGAGCCGGTGCTCAGGGACGTCGACCTGACGATTCCGGCGGGTGGTTCGCTGGCGCTGGTCGGCGCGACGGGTGCGGGCAAGTCGACGCTGGCCGCGCTGATCGCGGGCATCGGGACGCCGCAGACGGGTTCGGTGCGCGTCGGCGCGCACGACCTGGGCGGTCTCGACGAGGCCGGGGCGCGGGCACTGGTGAGCATCCTGACGCAGGAGACACACGTCTTCTCCGGCCCGCTCGCCGATGACCTGCGGCTGGCCGCGCCGCAGGCGACCGACGCCGAACTCATGGACGCGCTGCGCACGGTGGGCGCCCACGGCTGGGTCGAGGCGCTGCCCGACGGCCTGCACACCACGGTCGGCGAGGGCGGCGAGCGCCTGGACGTCACCAAGATCGCGCAGATCGCCCTGGCCCGCCTCGTGCTCGGCCGGGCGCCGGTGGTCGTGCTCGACGAGTCGACCGCGGAGGCGGGCAGTGAGGGTGCGGCCGAGCTGGAGCGTGCCGTGCTGGCGGCGTGCGCGGGCCGGACGACGCTGTTCGTGGCGCACCGGCTGACGCAGGCGATGGCCGCGGACCGGATCGCCGTGCTCGACGCAGGGCGCGTGGTGGAGCAGGGCACTCACGACGAGTTGGTGGCTCTGGGCGGACGGTACGCGCGACTGTGGCGGGCCTGGCGAGAGGGTAGTTAG